Proteins encoded in a region of the Salinicoccus sp. RF5 genome:
- a CDS encoding DASS family sodium-coupled anion symporter yields MWRESKRTKSLLKFFSVDEAKKHAEQGNRGPVNEGPEQSYGRMQLVGLILGPLLFILTLLFLNTEGLDSAGVFVVASTLWIATWWITEAIPIPATSLLPLFLFPLGGVMDSGTTTSAYGNDIIFLFLGGFLLALAMERWNLHTRIALTIIKAIGTTTATILLGFMIATGVLSMFVSNTAAVMIMIPIGMAIISEAHSLSKNDLDDNLRKFEKSLVLGIGYAGTIGGLGTLIGTPPLIIMSGQLQELFGIEMSFAQWMLFGVPIVIIFLLLAWAYMHFFSFKHGMDHLPGGREIITSELDKLGKITREEILVLIVFLFAAFMWITRGFIWSNWSVTEMLTDGAIAMMASVILFLLPTKRKSKRILDWSVARDLPWGVLLLFGGGLALAAAIVETGVDQWLGELLTAVEGIHIVIIIFIVALGILFLTEITSNTATATMILPVLAGLTIALEVHPLSLMVPAAMAANCAFMLPVGTPPNAIVFGTQKISIQEMAKTGFALNIVGVILIVAFVYFLMPFIFGIDLLNYSG; encoded by the coding sequence ATGTGGCGGGAGTCCAAACGGACGAAGTCACTGCTCAAATTCTTCAGTGTGGATGAAGCCAAGAAGCACGCTGAACAGGGCAACCGTGGTCCTGTAAATGAAGGGCCGGAGCAATCCTATGGACGCATGCAGTTGGTGGGGCTGATCCTCGGGCCGCTGCTGTTCATACTCACGCTCCTTTTCCTGAATACCGAGGGGCTCGACTCAGCCGGGGTATTTGTCGTGGCATCCACATTATGGATTGCGACATGGTGGATTACGGAAGCCATTCCGATTCCGGCGACATCGCTTCTGCCATTGTTCCTCTTCCCGTTGGGCGGGGTCATGGACAGCGGGACGACGACCAGCGCCTACGGCAACGACATCATCTTCCTCTTCCTTGGAGGATTCCTGCTGGCACTTGCCATGGAGAGATGGAACCTGCACACGCGGATTGCACTGACGATCATCAAGGCAATCGGCACGACGACGGCGACCATCCTGCTCGGCTTCATGATAGCGACGGGCGTATTGTCCATGTTCGTCAGCAACACTGCAGCAGTCATGATCATGATTCCGATCGGTATGGCGATCATCAGCGAAGCACACTCGCTGTCGAAAAATGATCTTGATGACAACCTGCGCAAGTTCGAAAAATCACTGGTACTCGGCATCGGTTATGCTGGAACGATCGGCGGCCTCGGTACATTGATCGGTACGCCGCCGCTCATCATCATGTCCGGCCAGCTCCAGGAGCTCTTCGGCATCGAGATGAGTTTTGCACAGTGGATGCTGTTCGGTGTTCCGATCGTCATCATCTTCCTGCTCCTGGCATGGGCCTACATGCATTTCTTCTCATTCAAGCATGGCATGGACCATCTGCCGGGGGGACGTGAGATCATCACCAGTGAGCTTGACAAACTCGGAAAGATCACACGGGAAGAGATTCTTGTCCTCATCGTCTTCCTGTTCGCAGCATTCATGTGGATCACCCGTGGGTTCATCTGGTCGAACTGGTCTGTGACGGAGATGCTTACGGACGGCGCGATTGCAATGATGGCGTCGGTCATCCTGTTCCTGCTGCCGACAAAAAGGAAGTCGAAACGCATACTCGACTGGTCTGTTGCCCGTGACCTGCCATGGGGCGTACTGCTGCTCTTCGGTGGCGGTCTCGCACTGGCAGCAGCGATTGTGGAGACGGGGGTCGACCAATGGCTCGGTGAACTTCTGACGGCTGTCGAAGGCATTCATATCGTCATCATCATCTTCATTGTTGCACTTGGTATCCTGTTCCTGACGGAAATCACATCCAATACCGCAACAGCAACAATGATCCTGCCGGTACTTGCCGGTCTGACGATTGCACTGGAAGTGCACCCGCTGTCATTGATGGTGCCGGCCGCCATGGCTGCAAACTGTGCATTCATGCTGCCGGTCGGGACACCGCCGAACGCCATCGTCTTCGGTACACAGAAGATCAGCATCCAGGAGATGGCCAAGACGGGCTTTGCCCTGAACATCGTCGGGGTCATCCTGATCGTAGCATTCGTATACTTCCTGATGCCGTTCATCTTCGGCATCGACCTGTTGAACTATAGTGGATAA